In the Sulfurovum zhangzhouensis genome, one interval contains:
- the tuf gene encoding elongation factor Tu has product MAKEKFTRTKPHVNIGTIGHVDHGKTTLTAAITMCLNLKMGSGKAMDYDQIDNAPEERERGITIATSHVEYETATRHYAHVDCPGHADYVKNMITGAAQMDGAILVIAATDGPMAQTREHILLSKQVGVPYIVVFLNKEDQLDDEDKEEMLELVEMEVRELLSEYDFPGDDTPIIAGSAYQALEEAKAGNLGEWSEKIFALMDAVDEYIPEPTRETDKDFLMPIEDIFTIQGRGTVVTGKVDRGTVCVGNTVEIVGIKDTMTTTVTGVEMFRKEMDCGEAGDNCGVLIRGIDKNQVQRGMVLCKPGSITPHSKFEAEVYVLTKEEGGRHTPFFDNYRPQFYVRTTDVTGSIKLQEGTEMVMPGDNVKINVELIAPVALEQGTKFAIREGGRTVGAGVVAKIIE; this is encoded by the coding sequence ATGGCTAAAGAAAAATTTACGCGTACGAAACCGCACGTAAACATCGGTACTATCGGTCACGTTGACCACGGTAAGACAACTCTTACAGCTGCAATCACAATGTGTCTTAACCTTAAAATGGGTTCAGGTAAGGCAATGGATTACGATCAAATTGATAACGCTCCAGAAGAAAGAGAAAGAGGGATTACAATCGCTACTTCTCACGTAGAGTATGAAACAGCAACAAGACACTATGCTCACGTTGACTGTCCAGGTCACGCTGACTACGTTAAAAACATGATTACTGGTGCTGCTCAAATGGACGGTGCGATCCTAGTTATCGCTGCGACTGACGGACCAATGGCTCAAACTAGAGAGCACATCCTTCTTTCTAAGCAAGTAGGTGTACCATACATCGTAGTATTCTTGAACAAAGAAGATCAACTTGATGACGAAGATAAAGAAGAAATGCTTGAGCTAGTAGAGATGGAAGTTAGAGAACTTCTTTCTGAGTATGACTTCCCAGGTGACGATACACCAATCATCGCTGGTTCAGCATACCAAGCACTTGAAGAAGCAAAAGCTGGTAACCTTGGTGAGTGGTCTGAGAAAATCTTTGCACTTATGGATGCAGTAGATGAGTACATTCCTGAGCCAACAAGAGAGACTGATAAAGACTTCTTGATGCCAATCGAAGATATCTTTACTATCCAAGGTCGTGGTACAGTTGTAACTGGTAAAGTTGACAGAGGTACTGTATGTGTTGGTAATACTGTTGAGATCGTTGGTATCAAAGATACAATGACAACAACTGTTACTGGTGTTGAAATGTTCCGTAAAGAAATGGATTGTGGTGAGGCTGGTGATAACTGTGGTGTTCTTATCAGAGGTATCGATAAAAACCAAGTACAAAGAGGTATGGTTCTTTGTAAGCCAGGTTCAATCACTCCACACAGCAAGTTTGAAGCAGAAGTATACGTACTTACAAAAGAGGAAGGTGGTAGACACACTCCATTCTTTGACAACTATAGACCACAGTTCTACGTACGTACAACTGACGTAACTGGTTCAATCAAACTTCAAGAAGGTACTGAGATGGTTATGCCAGGTGACAACGTTAAAATCAACGTTGAACTTATCGCTCC
- a CDS encoding (2Fe-2S)-binding protein, with product MPDESTLICYCHDVTLGQLAKYIKENKINTIQEILDDTDFVCGDTCESCWEDGYNNDGLSIAMAIGMVKRGYI from the coding sequence ATGCCTGATGAAAGTACACTGATATGCTACTGCCATGATGTCACATTGGGACAACTTGCAAAATATATTAAAGAGAATAAGATCAATACTATTCAAGAGATACTGGATGATACGGACTTTGTTTGCGGTGATACTTGTGAAAGCTGTTGGGAAGATGGCTATAACAATGACGGACTCTCTATAGCAATGGCGATAGGGATGGTAAAAAGAGGATATATTTAA
- a CDS encoding FAD-binding protein has product MKHYDVVIVGAGPAGSTLARYLKEQYSVLLIDKRPLDKEPKKLVKNCGGLIAPDAQKALASFGLSIPKDILVDPQMFSVNTIDFDNNLQREYQRHYINVDRELYDRWLVSLCGDDIEYAFSTRFKSFSSQNGGYIVSLANADEKIEVSTDLIVGADGANSTVKRLLPSYSKESIKRYISIQEWFDNTTDLNEFVAIFDEEISDFYSWIIPKDGQVIFGSAIPEDKDATTYHNLQKEKLRTYGFDLTKANKKEGCFILRPYSSQEINLGEGNIAFVGEAAGFISPTSAEGISYAMLSGYALAKALLTDKSNFMSHYDRFSKKLQRNINFKMLKYPAMYNKWLRKIILGLGIGAFKKVK; this is encoded by the coding sequence ATGAAACATTACGATGTGGTTATTGTAGGTGCAGGTCCTGCAGGTTCAACGCTAGCTAGGTATCTCAAAGAACAGTATAGTGTACTTTTGATTGACAAACGTCCATTAGATAAAGAACCCAAAAAACTAGTTAAAAACTGTGGTGGGTTGATCGCACCAGATGCACAAAAAGCTTTAGCATCATTTGGGCTAAGTATTCCTAAAGATATCTTGGTTGATCCACAAATGTTTTCAGTTAATACCATTGACTTCGATAACAATTTACAAAGAGAATATCAAAGACACTATATCAATGTAGATAGAGAACTGTATGATAGATGGTTGGTTTCATTATGCGGTGATGATATTGAGTATGCGTTTTCAACACGATTCAAATCTTTTTCTTCTCAAAACGGTGGGTATATCGTTTCTCTTGCAAATGCTGATGAAAAGATAGAAGTAAGCACAGACCTTATAGTCGGGGCAGATGGAGCTAACTCAACGGTAAAACGTTTACTGCCGTCTTATTCTAAAGAAAGCATAAAGCGATATATCTCAATACAAGAATGGTTTGATAATACCACTGATCTCAATGAGTTTGTAGCGATATTTGATGAAGAGATCAGTGATTTTTACTCATGGATTATTCCAAAGGATGGTCAAGTTATTTTTGGTTCAGCCATTCCTGAAGACAAGGATGCAACTACCTATCATAATTTACAAAAAGAGAAGCTCAGAACCTATGGGTTTGATCTTACAAAAGCTAATAAAAAAGAGGGGTGTTTTATCCTAAGACCTTATAGTAGTCAAGAGATCAATTTAGGTGAAGGTAATATTGCATTTGTAGGTGAAGCAGCAGGTTTTATCAGTCCTACATCAGCTGAAGGTATCAGCTACGCTATGCTTAGTGGTTATGCATTAGCGAAAGCATTATTGACTGATAAGTCAAATTTTATGAGTCATTACGATCGTTTTAGCAAAAAATTACAACGAAATATTAATTTTAAAATGCTCAAATACCCTGCAATGTACAATAAGTGGCTGAGAAAAATTATTCTTGGTCTTGGGATAGGGGCTTTTAAAAAAGTGAAATGA
- a CDS encoding molybdopterin molybdotransferase MoeA, with translation MFMHFDASMQIIDDQQINHYKTKKLYLMECLGYVLAEDIIADHNSPAFPTSAMDGYAFKHEDITLGRLKIASINPAGSELKEEVFGGTCIKTFTGSLMPIGADTLIPIENVEVDGDEIVIKEEVPYGFAVREVGENYAQGQKLIPQGTKIDFPQIGVMASLNVVSPLVYDKPVVSIISTGSELLELGQTQTNDAQIRSSNNYILEAITAKYGGRALQMGCIKDDKQSITDAVAAALEKSDIVVTTGGVSVGDFDFVKDVIAELGAEVLFKGVRVKPGQHIMVARKEDKFIVGLPGFAYSSTVTALLYVLPLIAKLQRGKCALRKIKAVLDEPFKKRAGKAEFTTCNLKLIDGKYHIDFKDKKVGSSAILTNMLGDVALLFTPEEEGSKEKGDEVTVLVLD, from the coding sequence ATGTTTATGCATTTTGATGCATCTATGCAGATCATAGACGATCAGCAGATCAATCATTATAAGACAAAAAAGCTTTATTTGATGGAGTGTTTGGGGTATGTATTGGCTGAAGATATTATTGCCGATCATAACTCTCCTGCTTTTCCGACTTCAGCGATGGACGGATATGCATTTAAGCACGAGGATATCACTCTTGGAAGACTAAAGATCGCAAGTATCAATCCTGCAGGATCTGAGTTGAAAGAGGAAGTATTTGGCGGTACCTGTATCAAAACCTTTACGGGTTCATTGATGCCTATAGGTGCAGATACGCTTATCCCTATAGAGAATGTAGAGGTTGACGGTGATGAGATCGTTATCAAAGAGGAAGTTCCTTATGGTTTTGCCGTTCGTGAGGTAGGTGAGAACTATGCCCAAGGACAAAAACTGATCCCTCAAGGTACAAAAATCGATTTTCCCCAGATCGGTGTCATGGCGAGTCTCAATGTAGTGAGTCCACTCGTTTATGACAAACCGGTTGTTTCTATCATCTCGACAGGTTCAGAGCTTTTAGAGCTTGGTCAAACTCAGACGAATGATGCTCAGATAAGAAGTTCTAACAACTATATCCTGGAAGCTATCACTGCAAAGTATGGTGGTAGAGCGCTTCAGATGGGATGTATCAAAGATGATAAACAAAGTATCACCGATGCTGTAGCTGCAGCACTGGAAAAGAGTGATATTGTTGTTACAACAGGTGGAGTAAGCGTAGGTGATTTTGACTTTGTCAAAGATGTGATTGCAGAACTTGGGGCAGAAGTGCTCTTCAAAGGGGTACGTGTAAAACCTGGTCAGCATATCATGGTAGCAAGAAAAGAAGACAAGTTTATTGTAGGATTGCCTGGTTTTGCTTACTCCTCAACAGTAACAGCACTGCTCTATGTGCTTCCATTGATCGCGAAGCTTCAACGAGGCAAGTGTGCTTTACGTAAGATTAAGGCGGTACTTGATGAACCGTTTAAAAAACGTGCGGGTAAAGCAGAGTTCACCACATGTAACCTCAAACTGATAGATGGAAAGTATCACATTGACTTCAAGGATAAAAAAGTAGGAAGCTCTGCGATTTTGACCAATATGCTTGGAGATGTTGCACTGCTCTTTACACCGGAAGAAGAGGGATCTAAAGAAAAAGGGGATGAAGTAACAGTACTAGTCTTGGACTAG
- a CDS encoding DUF309 domain-containing protein, with translation MLKMNHDLEGALREYMKLLDEEEYFEAHEVLEEAWHPLRLSSHPLSNLVKGLINGAITFEHIKRNRKNMPSKAQKVIASYERYKMMCTPDIEHAELFAHACAKIESLKVKHKEVFDVLVS, from the coding sequence ATGTTAAAGATGAACCATGATCTTGAGGGTGCGCTAAGAGAGTATATGAAGCTGCTCGATGAAGAGGAGTATTTTGAAGCGCATGAGGTACTTGAAGAGGCCTGGCATCCGCTGCGTCTTTCCTCCCATCCTCTAAGCAATCTTGTTAAAGGGCTGATCAACGGAGCTATTACTTTTGAACATATAAAGCGCAATAGAAAAAATATGCCCTCAAAAGCCCAAAAGGTCATCGCTTCTTATGAACGGTATAAAATGATGTGTACTCCCGACATAGAGCATGCAGAACTATTTGCTCATGCGTGTGCAAAGATCGAATCACTCAAAGTGAAACATAAAGAGGTCTTTGATGTTTTGGTATCATGA
- a CDS encoding VanZ family protein: MFSLRVWLPLSFFIFISWIIFLADSANYNFAFYVVGGIPYGDKMAHALLYGMMALLLNYGLKFKSFSFKWQRIQLGSILIFLFAAIEEFSQYFIASRTFDLYDLLADFIGIVFFSLIKGER, translated from the coding sequence ATGTTCAGTTTAAGAGTTTGGTTACCATTAAGTTTTTTTATTTTTATCAGTTGGATCATCTTTTTAGCAGATAGTGCAAATTATAATTTTGCTTTTTATGTTGTAGGCGGTATTCCTTATGGAGACAAGATGGCCCATGCACTACTGTATGGTATGATGGCACTGTTATTAAACTATGGACTCAAATTTAAATCTTTCTCTTTTAAATGGCAGCGGATACAACTCGGTTCTATTCTTATTTTCCTTTTTGCTGCTATAGAAGAGTTCTCCCAATACTTTATCGCCTCAAGGACGTTTGACCTTTATGACTTGCTAGCCGATTTTATAGGAATAGTATTTTTTTCATTGATTAAAGGTGAAAGATGA
- a CDS encoding YaaA family protein gives MKILLAPSETKKSGGEKPFDISSLLFNELLPYRNRLLHSYINILQRGDLHQLSKMFGLKKEADIKVHIKDIIHEPAMKAIERYTGVAFDHLSYDTLNANAKIYIDSHVILFSNLFGVLRANDEIPEYRLKQGEPIGEIKVEKFYKEHLSEHMDNYLADEDVLDLRAGFYDKFYIPSKPYTTLKFIKEGKVVSHWAKAYRGIVLKEVAKAGIESLEEFMKLPIEGLCVQEILHSKNKTEIIYEINA, from the coding sequence ATGAAAATACTACTTGCTCCTAGTGAAACAAAAAAATCAGGTGGGGAAAAACCCTTTGATATCAGCAGTCTGCTCTTTAATGAATTGCTTCCTTATAGAAACAGGCTTTTGCACAGCTATATAAATATCCTGCAAAGAGGAGATCTTCATCAGCTTTCTAAAATGTTCGGTCTTAAAAAAGAAGCGGATATTAAGGTACACATTAAAGATATTATCCATGAGCCTGCAATGAAAGCGATAGAACGATATACAGGTGTAGCATTTGATCACCTTAGTTATGATACGCTTAATGCTAATGCTAAAATCTATATAGACAGCCATGTTATTTTATTCTCAAATCTATTCGGTGTACTGCGTGCTAATGATGAGATACCGGAGTATAGGCTCAAACAGGGAGAACCTATAGGAGAGATAAAAGTAGAAAAATTTTATAAAGAACATCTTTCCGAACATATGGATAACTATCTTGCAGATGAAGACGTCCTTGACCTCCGTGCAGGCTTTTATGATAAGTTCTACATACCTTCCAAGCCCTATACCACACTCAAATTTATCAAAGAAGGCAAAGTGGTAAGCCACTGGGCAAAAGCCTATAGGGGCATCGTACTTAAAGAAGTAGCCAAAGCAGGCATAGAGAGTCTTGAAGAGTTTATGAAACTTCCGATTGAGGGATTATGTGTGCAGGAAATACTGCACAGCAAGAACAAGACTGAGATCATTTATGAGATAAACGCATAG
- a CDS encoding SagB family peptide dehydrogenase, whose product MFWYHEQTKHSYASVRSNPNQLDWSSQPSTYKNYPDTYSKRKLDPDHKEDNFLYHIAGLTVKKSYPGFEYYLRINPSAGALYPNELYLQARGVEGVEDGIYHYEVATHSISLLASISEEEGLEPYLGYDHAMHGYLFFVSAIYYRSSWKYKNRALRYCLLDAGHLLGSIEASALIKPHAVQMVYDIDKEKLNRMFGFEQREFFLSAATMAIPRKEQKIKAVEFALPYVEGSGTFEPNEKITQAYKETMSLQACHKVFKAPKFDYRSDKLIETIFNRRSQRGFEGGAITKAQYSYIMEMITQPILSDCDEEVSVYTVLNRVLDMPLGVQKDGAYIKYGDFSRQAGYLCLEQYSLASKGAVTFFLTSKAHNYQALYQKAGIIGHRLYIASNYLGVGCSGIGAYYDDEVNAFVENDEMVLYALAIGK is encoded by the coding sequence ATGTTTTGGTATCATGAACAGACAAAACACTCTTATGCATCTGTAAGAAGCAACCCAAATCAGCTTGACTGGTCCTCACAACCTTCTACCTATAAAAACTACCCTGATACTTATTCTAAACGTAAACTTGATCCTGATCATAAAGAAGATAATTTCCTTTATCATATTGCAGGGCTTACGGTAAAGAAAAGCTATCCCGGTTTTGAATACTATTTGCGTATCAATCCAAGTGCAGGGGCTCTCTATCCTAACGAGCTATATCTTCAGGCTAGAGGAGTGGAGGGCGTAGAAGATGGTATCTACCACTATGAAGTGGCTACCCATTCGATCTCTTTGTTGGCATCGATTAGTGAAGAGGAGGGATTAGAGCCGTATCTGGGGTATGACCATGCAATGCATGGCTATCTTTTTTTCGTCTCTGCGATCTACTACCGCTCAAGCTGGAAGTATAAAAACCGTGCCTTGCGCTACTGTCTTTTAGATGCAGGACACCTTTTGGGAAGTATCGAAGCTTCCGCGCTCATAAAACCTCATGCAGTACAGATGGTATATGATATTGATAAGGAGAAGCTCAACCGGATGTTCGGATTTGAGCAAAGAGAGTTCTTCCTTTCTGCAGCTACAATGGCTATCCCAAGAAAAGAGCAGAAGATCAAAGCCGTGGAGTTTGCATTGCCGTATGTAGAAGGAAGTGGAACGTTTGAGCCAAATGAGAAGATAACACAGGCCTATAAAGAGACGATGTCACTCCAAGCATGTCATAAAGTATTTAAAGCACCTAAGTTTGACTATAGGAGCGATAAACTCATAGAGACGATTTTTAACAGACGTTCCCAGAGGGGGTTTGAAGGAGGTGCGATCACGAAAGCGCAATATTCGTACATCATGGAAATGATTACTCAGCCGATTCTTTCAGATTGCGATGAAGAGGTATCGGTCTATACCGTACTTAACCGGGTACTTGATATGCCTTTGGGAGTACAAAAAGACGGGGCTTATATCAAGTATGGAGACTTTTCCAGACAAGCCGGATACTTATGCCTTGAACAGTACAGCTTGGCTTCCAAGGGAGCAGTGACCTTTTTTCTTACGTCCAAGGCTCACAATTATCAGGCTCTTTATCAAAAGGCCGGTATTATCGGGCATAGACTCTATATCGCATCAAACTACCTGGGAGTAGGATGCAGCGGGATCGGGGCCTATTATGATGATGAAGTGAATGCGTTTGTAGAGAATGATGAGATGGTTTTGTATGCATTGGCGATCGGAAAATAA
- a CDS encoding calcium:proton antiporter, whose protein sequence is MENSETDHQPGQIRYYVEDYWDLVVGIIAIITSIVMHQNGNGAMATMFAALGIAALSVTVSEIAEILSERLVEPYGSMVLTFSAVIVEIVLLYIVLREALHSPEVVETVKGGIISAVIVDMNVLLGLAVFIGGLKYVEQEHNKETSSTYTTILFVTALALLVPSLLSHTQHGDEVIEKASYSIAVVLMLFYIIIFIFQTKTHTHFFQATAKSRFFRLKRKLKEGEEINEEEHSDYLFERFNNFANFIVLLVLIATIAIGAEVFASDGVKLAKEYGVSAGIAGLIIAIISVSPEIFTAIKAARNDQIQRVVNIAMGASVVSILLTVPILLGLSYLSGLTLMLDFNPLQVGALIMTVILAWKSTEEGQTNYFEGLAQLMFFVCYAIIAAYY, encoded by the coding sequence ATGGAAAATTCTGAAACAGACCATCAGCCCGGACAGATAAGATACTACGTTGAAGACTACTGGGATCTCGTAGTAGGTATCATTGCTATCATTACTTCGATTGTTATGCACCAAAACGGTAATGGTGCGATGGCCACAATGTTTGCTGCATTAGGGATCGCTGCACTCTCTGTGACAGTTTCTGAAATCGCAGAGATTCTTTCTGAAAGACTGGTAGAGCCTTATGGAAGTATGGTCCTTACCTTTAGTGCGGTTATCGTGGAGATCGTACTACTTTATATCGTCTTGCGTGAAGCATTGCATTCCCCTGAAGTTGTAGAGACGGTAAAAGGCGGGATCATCTCAGCGGTAATCGTGGACATGAATGTACTGTTAGGCCTTGCCGTTTTCATCGGAGGGTTAAAGTATGTTGAACAAGAACACAATAAAGAGACCTCCAGTACCTACACTACCATTCTTTTTGTAACAGCTTTAGCTCTCTTGGTGCCCAGCCTGCTCAGCCACACACAACATGGGGATGAAGTGATCGAAAAAGCAAGCTACAGTATTGCTGTTGTGCTGATGCTCTTTTATATCATTATCTTTATCTTTCAGACCAAAACTCACACACACTTTTTCCAGGCTACAGCAAAAAGCCGTTTTTTCAGGCTTAAAAGAAAACTTAAAGAGGGAGAAGAGATCAATGAGGAAGAGCATAGTGATTATCTCTTTGAGAGATTTAACAATTTCGCCAATTTTATTGTCCTCTTGGTACTTATTGCCACAATCGCCATCGGTGCAGAAGTATTTGCCAGTGATGGAGTAAAGCTTGCCAAAGAGTATGGTGTCTCTGCAGGGATAGCCGGTTTGATCATCGCGATCATCTCAGTTTCCCCTGAGATATTCACTGCCATCAAAGCAGCACGCAATGACCAGATACAAAGAGTAGTCAATATCGCAATGGGTGCATCAGTAGTCTCTATCCTCTTAACAGTGCCTATCCTGCTTGGGCTTTCTTATCTGAGTGGTCTGACACTGATGCTTGACTTCAACCCTCTGCAAGTAGGGGCATTGATCATGACTGTGATCCTCGCATGGAAGAGTACGGAAGAAGGACAGACCAACTACTTTGAAGGACTTGCTCAGCTGATGTTCTTTGTCTGTTATGCGATCATTGCAGCATACTATTGA
- a CDS encoding translation initiation factor, whose translation MKENLFEMGANFEDSWSSDNKDKPSNKKTIEVKAPEKHQLHFAKEKRRGKIVTIVKPFHLEKQDLQALLKVLKKKLGTGGTAKEDSLEFQGEIAEILHTHLENLGYRFK comes from the coding sequence GTGAAAGAAAATCTATTTGAAATGGGTGCAAACTTTGAAGATAGTTGGAGTTCTGACAATAAAGATAAGCCTTCCAACAAGAAAACTATAGAAGTCAAAGCACCAGAAAAACACCAGCTCCACTTTGCCAAAGAGAAGCGGAGAGGAAAGATCGTCACTATTGTCAAACCTTTTCATCTAGAGAAGCAAGACCTTCAGGCACTGTTAAAAGTATTGAAAAAGAAACTGGGTACGGGAGGAACGGCAAAAGAGGACAGCTTAGAGTTTCAAGGGGAAATTGCTGAGATTCTGCATACTCACCTTGAAAATTTGGGATATAGGTTTAAGTAG
- a CDS encoding TraR/DksA family transcriptional regulator encodes MTSQEKKKIKEKIESDIATLLKQIKTLEEKAEPITPDCSLGRLTRLEAMGEQHVNNKILDESRLRLTRLKNALLRIDKPMFGICIECEEEIGFGRLSIRPESVRCVECANAQS; translated from the coding sequence ATGACATCCCAAGAGAAAAAAAAGATAAAAGAGAAGATTGAGTCTGATATTGCCACACTCTTAAAACAGATCAAAACACTCGAAGAAAAGGCTGAACCTATCACTCCGGACTGCAGCCTTGGTAGACTCACACGTCTTGAAGCGATGGGTGAGCAGCATGTCAATAATAAGATCCTTGATGAGTCCAGACTACGCCTTACACGGCTAAAAAATGCACTCCTACGGATTGACAAACCAATGTTTGGTATCTGTATTGAGTGTGAAGAAGAGATAGGTTTTGGACGGTTGAGCATCCGTCCTGAGAGTGTACGATGTGTAGAGTGTGCGAATGCACAATCCTAA
- a CDS encoding LexA family transcriptional regulator translates to MLILNEIIEKLKDVISETMPGKKVFDKDVAQVLNIPQSTFATMKKRNSIPYEEILEFCALRKISVNWLFFDQAVDMLKEETEKFFHVRYFSDIRASAGGGAEVFDENYETITIDEKVMRNMVGFGNTDLEAIHVDGESMEPTLQDGSIVFVDRAQNNINKDGIFIASTTAGLFIKRIRQRADGMVELISDNKNYSPEVLAPDEVSIVGKVVGNIESL, encoded by the coding sequence ATGTTAATTTTAAATGAAATTATCGAGAAGTTAAAAGATGTGATTTCTGAAACTATGCCGGGGAAAAAGGTCTTTGATAAGGATGTTGCCCAGGTACTCAATATCCCGCAAAGTACTTTTGCTACGATGAAAAAGCGTAACTCAATCCCTTATGAAGAGATCCTGGAGTTTTGTGCTCTTAGAAAGATATCAGTTAACTGGCTTTTCTTTGATCAAGCGGTTGATATGCTCAAAGAAGAGACGGAGAAGTTCTTTCATGTACGCTACTTCTCTGATATCCGTGCAAGTGCAGGAGGCGGGGCTGAGGTTTTTGATGAGAACTATGAGACGATCACCATTGATGAGAAGGTAATGCGTAACATGGTAGGCTTTGGTAATACCGATCTTGAAGCGATCCATGTGGATGGTGAATCAATGGAGCCGACCCTTCAGGATGGATCGATCGTATTTGTCGACCGTGCCCAGAACAATATCAACAAAGACGGTATCTTCATCGCTTCAACCACTGCCGGACTATTTATTAAACGTATCCGTCAAAGAGCAGACGGGATGGTCGAGCTTATCTCGGATAACAAAAATTACTCTCCGGAAGTTTTGGCTCCGGATGAAGTAAGTATTGTAGGAAAAGTAGTGGGGAATATAGAGAGTTTATAA
- the mgtE gene encoding magnesium transporter, giving the protein MNEELFSSVEKIKHCITEYNEGMALGVHPYEIADLLVEIAELDKSVYQGLLEILPHILLAEVLVELPKPLQEEFYAEHGAKELAQLTQELDTDDAADLIQHIEVVDETKAGAILNNLPSEDRDTIEELISYNSNEAGAYMQVELFDAHIDETIGDSIKRLKHMKAHNEVSNIHHVFVVSDKKKFLGMIPLEDLILHGPKEYYKDIIEAEGKITVSVNDSDEIKSVVETVSNYDLSVIPVVNKKGTLLGRITSDDIYDIIEEEATDQLYHLAGVNDKAEQEESLWKVGKSRGIWLGLNLVTAIVASLVIGLFDSTIQSLVALAVLMPIVASMGGNAGTQTLTVTVRQMALGDIDLDEAKETIYKEVVVSLMNGMIYAIVMGLIAYWWFALPMLGVVIGAAMVINLLSAGFFGAVIPLGLKRFGIDPAIGSTVLLTTVTDVVGFFSFLGLATMILL; this is encoded by the coding sequence ATGAACGAAGAACTATTCTCAAGTGTAGAAAAGATCAAACACTGTATCACTGAATATAATGAGGGGATGGCACTGGGTGTTCACCCTTATGAAATCGCTGATCTTCTTGTTGAGATAGCAGAACTTGACAAAAGTGTCTATCAAGGTCTTTTAGAGATTCTTCCTCACATTCTACTGGCTGAAGTACTTGTCGAACTTCCAAAACCCTTGCAAGAGGAGTTTTATGCAGAGCATGGGGCCAAAGAGCTTGCTCAGCTTACACAGGAACTCGATACCGATGATGCTGCAGATTTGATCCAGCATATCGAAGTCGTCGATGAAACAAAAGCCGGAGCTATCCTCAATAACCTTCCATCTGAAGACAGAGATACTATAGAAGAGCTTATCTCCTATAATTCGAATGAAGCTGGTGCCTATATGCAGGTAGAGCTTTTTGATGCACATATTGATGAAACAATCGGTGACTCTATAAAACGACTTAAGCATATGAAAGCACACAATGAAGTAAGCAATATCCACCATGTCTTTGTTGTCTCGGACAAAAAAAAGTTCCTGGGGATGATTCCCCTTGAGGACCTGATCCTACACGGACCTAAAGAGTACTACAAAGATATCATCGAGGCTGAAGGGAAGATCACCGTTTCTGTCAATGATAGCGATGAGATCAAAAGTGTTGTTGAAACAGTCAGCAATTATGACCTTAGTGTTATCCCGGTAGTCAATAAGAAGGGTACCTTGCTTGGAAGAATCACCTCGGATGACATCTACGATATCATCGAAGAGGAAGCAACAGACCAGCTCTACCACCTTGCAGGGGTTAATGATAAAGCCGAACAAGAAGAGAGTCTCTGGAAAGTAGGAAAATCCAGAGGAATCTGGTTGGGACTGAACTTAGTGACTGCAATTGTGGCTTCACTTGTGATCGGCTTGTTTGACAGCACTATCCAATCACTGGTTGCACTTGCTGTTTTGATGCCTATCGTTGCATCTATGGGAGGCAATGCCGGCACACAAACACTTACCGTTACGGTCAGACAGATGGCTCTGGGCGATATCGATCTGGATGAAGCCAAAGAGACAATCTACAAAGAGGTAGTCGTTTCACTGATGAACGGAATGATCTATGCCATTGTGATGGGACTCATTGCATACTGGTGGTTTGCTCTGCCAATGCTTGGTGTAGTGATCGGTGCTGCTATGGTGATCAACCTTCTCTCAGCCGGATTTTTTGGTGCAGTGATCCCTTTAGGACTTAAACGGTTCGGTATCGACCCTGCCATCGGATCGACTGTACTATTAACTACTGTGACCGATGTCGTAGGCTTTTTCAGCTTCCTTGGTCTAGCAACAATGATTTTACTCTAA